In a single window of the Anguilla rostrata isolate EN2019 chromosome 4, ASM1855537v3, whole genome shotgun sequence genome:
- the sycp2l gene encoding synaptonemal complex protein 2-like isoform X1 → MLTLFQLETTLGEAFANTDVQAIVGALCDEKLFKSVVNKLDKVCNKELDRNDFKNISMVLRALESLCESDEQTVHSFVQQGLVVKMLAWFERAFGFIKIEEMKLAKGLPNLIEEFYDASMSICRISLEGKGQIQDLFVLRFGMLVIDSSISFNLRLEAIRTINSILDRATKEERKKFSLSEDHCLLLQEFAQVVLNVGDYEMQVAVSEALCRMTVKKCREELVYKWFSNPAFGDSFKAINDREFETDCRKFLNEVNNSFGDERRVFTFSCVKAFLDLTELFMPDDKNLDKFWIDFNLGTSCISFFVNDPEATLWESINLPKAGVSGYNVLDCDDQKILTVQMAIPISHCKTKGKTIQIIFDAQYDIVRAVKRVYGEQKQWQRMQSEEQPALSVSEAPPEEFQNVQEALPCPSTSVTTVQADIAPGGQKDKPEATSLLDTADTFQMEDHSDTEVARAKARLFSQSVSANGSTKSTSATGEKQKESQKAERGALRRESDKFDYTRKKPKTKSRLKILPLSSASSADEPDVVKHSTPIPKSLEREEQGESIKKKPSSASKDQSLDISTIPTFPGLDSGFPEETELDNSGISTVGKDKTSAKDPNSANVTASPLARKRKTEFTVPVVGQVPKKQQALLQEGQPDLGLKPRRLFPSSPPKTTTDKATTMLSEDTESETEMGSAVISAFQTFKNQLREHFSSRYKKIESRSLKSLTDCQNHVTSLLGTVHRHRLLHLERFQATVVNELSNLEHDCLSLKDIEKETVNFWRTESQSVALFCDKQQRRLQSLELLRKDSESSTAREDVASSSRTSLQEMTTGGNSDNMASAKPPTKT, encoded by the exons AT GTTGACATTATTTCAGCTGGAAACCACTTTGGGGGAAGCATTTGCCAACACCGATGTTCAGGCGATTGTTGGCGCGCTTTGTGACGAAAAGTTATTTAAGTCCGTGGTCAACAAACTGGACAAAGTTTGTAATAAG GAGCTGGACAGAAATGATTTCAAAAACATCTCAATGGTTTTGAGAGCCCTGGAAAGTTTGTGCGAAAGTGATGAGCAGACCGTCCACTCATTTGTTCAGCAAGGTCTTGTTGTGAAGAT GTTGGCCTGGTTTGAAAGAGCCTTTGGGTTTATTAAGATAGAGGAAATGAAGTTGGCTAAAGGCCTGCCAAATCTAATCGAAGAGTTTTATGATGCTTCCATG AGCATCTGTCGGATCAGCTTGGAAg GGAAAGGGCAGATCCAGGACTTGTTTGTGCTGCGGTTTGGAATGCTAGTGATTGACAGCAGCATTTCATTTAACCTGCGATTGGAG GCTATCAGAACAATTAACTCAATCCTTGACAGGGCCAccaaagaggagagaaagaagttCAGTCTGTCTGAAGATCACTGCTTACTTCT CCAGGAGTTTGCTCAAGTGGTTCTGAATGTGGGTG ACTATGAAATGCAGGTGGCTGTCTCAGAAGCCCTGTGCCGCATGACCGTAAAGAAATGCAGAGAAGAGCTGGTGTACAAGTGGTTTTCCAACCCCGCATTTGGTGACTCCTTTAAGGCAATAAATGACAGAGAATTTGAGACG GATTGTCGAAAGTTCTTGAATGAAGTGAATAACTCTTTTGGAGATGAAAGAAG AGTGTTCACATTTTCCTGTGTGAAAGCTTTTCTGGACTTGACAGAG TTATTCATGCCAGACGACAAGAATCTTGACAAGTTCTGGATCGATTTCAACCTTGGCACTTCCTGCATCAGTTTCTTTGTGAATGACCCTGAG GCTACATTGTGGGAATCTATTAATCTACCAAAAGCCGGTGTCAGTGGATATAATGTGCTAG ATTGTGATGACCAGAAAATATTGACTGTCCAAATGGCCATTCCTATCTCTCACTGCAAGACAAAAGGGAAAACAATTCAGATCATTTTTGATGCTCAGTATGACATTGTACGTGCTGTCAAGAGGGTGTATggagaacaaaaacaatgg CAAAGGATGCAGTCTGAAGAACAGCCTGCATTGAGCGTCAGCGAAGCACCACCAGAAGA ATTCCAGAATGTCCAGGAAGCATTACCATG TCCTTCGACATCAGTAACCACAGTACAAGCTGAT ATAGCGCCTGgtggacagaaggataaacctgaGGCTACATCATTGCT CGATACAGCAGACACCTTTCAGATGGAAGATCACTCTGACACAGAG GTGGCGAGGGCCAAAGCGAGGCTGTTCAGCCAGTCTGTGTCCGCAAACGG GTCTACAAAATCTACCTCAGCCactggagagaaacagaaggaatCCCAGAAG GCTGAACGCGGTGCTCTGCGGAGGGAATCGGACAAGTTCGATTACACCAGAAAGAAGCCTAAAACCAAATCCAGGCTCAAGA tcctccctctgtcctctgccAGTAGTGCTGATGAGCCAGACGTTGTCAAG CACTCAACACCAATTCCAAAGTCACTGGAAAGGGAAGAGCAAGGTGAAAGCATTAAGAAAAAGCCTTCCTCAGCATCCAAAGACCAAAGTTTGGACATTTCAACTATACCAACCTTTCCAGGCCTGGACTCAG GCTTTCCAGAAGAGACTGAGCTGGACAATTCTGGCATTTCGACAGTTGGCAAAGATAAAACTAGTGCAAAG GATCCAAACTCTGCCAATGTGACAGCATCTCCCCTTgcaagaaaaaggaaaactgaatTCACAG tACCAGTCGTTGGCCAGGTaccaaaaaaacagcaggcGCTGCTGCAGGAGGGCCAGCCCGACCTTGGACTTAAACCCAGAAGACTCTTCCCTTCCAGCCCACCAAAGACAACCACTG ATAAGGCAACCACAATGTTGTCTGAAGACACTGaatcagagacagagatgggTTCTGCTGTGATCTCTGCTTTTCAGACCTTTAAAAATCAACTGAGAGAGCACTTCTCG TCCAGATATAAGAAAATAGAATCTCGATCTCTGAAGTCCCTGACCGACTGTCAGAATCATGTGACTTCATTACTGGGCACcgtgcacagacacag GTTGCTGCACCTGGAGAGGTTCCAGGCCACAGTGGTGAATGAGCTGAGCAACCTGGAGCATGACTGCCTCTCCCTGAAGGATATTGAGAAGGAAACTGTG aACTTTTGGAGGACGGAATCTCAGTCTGTGGCATTGTTCTGTGACAAGCAGCAAAGAAG
- the sycp2l gene encoding synaptonemal complex protein 2-like isoform X2 produces MNLETTLGEAFANTDVQAIVGALCDEKLFKSVVNKLDKVCNKELDRNDFKNISMVLRALESLCESDEQTVHSFVQQGLVVKMLAWFERAFGFIKIEEMKLAKGLPNLIEEFYDASMSICRISLEGKGQIQDLFVLRFGMLVIDSSISFNLRLEAIRTINSILDRATKEERKKFSLSEDHCLLLQEFAQVVLNVGDYEMQVAVSEALCRMTVKKCREELVYKWFSNPAFGDSFKAINDREFETDCRKFLNEVNNSFGDERRVFTFSCVKAFLDLTELFMPDDKNLDKFWIDFNLGTSCISFFVNDPEATLWESINLPKAGVSGYNVLDCDDQKILTVQMAIPISHCKTKGKTIQIIFDAQYDIVRAVKRVYGEQKQWQRMQSEEQPALSVSEAPPEEFQNVQEALPCPSTSVTTVQADIAPGGQKDKPEATSLLDTADTFQMEDHSDTEVARAKARLFSQSVSANGSTKSTSATGEKQKESQKAERGALRRESDKFDYTRKKPKTKSRLKILPLSSASSADEPDVVKHSTPIPKSLEREEQGESIKKKPSSASKDQSLDISTIPTFPGLDSGFPEETELDNSGISTVGKDKTSAKDPNSANVTASPLARKRKTEFTVPVVGQVPKKQQALLQEGQPDLGLKPRRLFPSSPPKTTTDKATTMLSEDTESETEMGSAVISAFQTFKNQLREHFSSRYKKIESRSLKSLTDCQNHVTSLLGTVHRHRLLHLERFQATVVNELSNLEHDCLSLKDIEKETVNFWRTESQSVALFCDKQQRRLQSLELLRKDSESSTAREDVASSSRTSLQEMTTGGNSDNMASAKPPTKT; encoded by the exons ATGAAT CTGGAAACCACTTTGGGGGAAGCATTTGCCAACACCGATGTTCAGGCGATTGTTGGCGCGCTTTGTGACGAAAAGTTATTTAAGTCCGTGGTCAACAAACTGGACAAAGTTTGTAATAAG GAGCTGGACAGAAATGATTTCAAAAACATCTCAATGGTTTTGAGAGCCCTGGAAAGTTTGTGCGAAAGTGATGAGCAGACCGTCCACTCATTTGTTCAGCAAGGTCTTGTTGTGAAGAT GTTGGCCTGGTTTGAAAGAGCCTTTGGGTTTATTAAGATAGAGGAAATGAAGTTGGCTAAAGGCCTGCCAAATCTAATCGAAGAGTTTTATGATGCTTCCATG AGCATCTGTCGGATCAGCTTGGAAg GGAAAGGGCAGATCCAGGACTTGTTTGTGCTGCGGTTTGGAATGCTAGTGATTGACAGCAGCATTTCATTTAACCTGCGATTGGAG GCTATCAGAACAATTAACTCAATCCTTGACAGGGCCAccaaagaggagagaaagaagttCAGTCTGTCTGAAGATCACTGCTTACTTCT CCAGGAGTTTGCTCAAGTGGTTCTGAATGTGGGTG ACTATGAAATGCAGGTGGCTGTCTCAGAAGCCCTGTGCCGCATGACCGTAAAGAAATGCAGAGAAGAGCTGGTGTACAAGTGGTTTTCCAACCCCGCATTTGGTGACTCCTTTAAGGCAATAAATGACAGAGAATTTGAGACG GATTGTCGAAAGTTCTTGAATGAAGTGAATAACTCTTTTGGAGATGAAAGAAG AGTGTTCACATTTTCCTGTGTGAAAGCTTTTCTGGACTTGACAGAG TTATTCATGCCAGACGACAAGAATCTTGACAAGTTCTGGATCGATTTCAACCTTGGCACTTCCTGCATCAGTTTCTTTGTGAATGACCCTGAG GCTACATTGTGGGAATCTATTAATCTACCAAAAGCCGGTGTCAGTGGATATAATGTGCTAG ATTGTGATGACCAGAAAATATTGACTGTCCAAATGGCCATTCCTATCTCTCACTGCAAGACAAAAGGGAAAACAATTCAGATCATTTTTGATGCTCAGTATGACATTGTACGTGCTGTCAAGAGGGTGTATggagaacaaaaacaatgg CAAAGGATGCAGTCTGAAGAACAGCCTGCATTGAGCGTCAGCGAAGCACCACCAGAAGA ATTCCAGAATGTCCAGGAAGCATTACCATG TCCTTCGACATCAGTAACCACAGTACAAGCTGAT ATAGCGCCTGgtggacagaaggataaacctgaGGCTACATCATTGCT CGATACAGCAGACACCTTTCAGATGGAAGATCACTCTGACACAGAG GTGGCGAGGGCCAAAGCGAGGCTGTTCAGCCAGTCTGTGTCCGCAAACGG GTCTACAAAATCTACCTCAGCCactggagagaaacagaaggaatCCCAGAAG GCTGAACGCGGTGCTCTGCGGAGGGAATCGGACAAGTTCGATTACACCAGAAAGAAGCCTAAAACCAAATCCAGGCTCAAGA tcctccctctgtcctctgccAGTAGTGCTGATGAGCCAGACGTTGTCAAG CACTCAACACCAATTCCAAAGTCACTGGAAAGGGAAGAGCAAGGTGAAAGCATTAAGAAAAAGCCTTCCTCAGCATCCAAAGACCAAAGTTTGGACATTTCAACTATACCAACCTTTCCAGGCCTGGACTCAG GCTTTCCAGAAGAGACTGAGCTGGACAATTCTGGCATTTCGACAGTTGGCAAAGATAAAACTAGTGCAAAG GATCCAAACTCTGCCAATGTGACAGCATCTCCCCTTgcaagaaaaaggaaaactgaatTCACAG tACCAGTCGTTGGCCAGGTaccaaaaaaacagcaggcGCTGCTGCAGGAGGGCCAGCCCGACCTTGGACTTAAACCCAGAAGACTCTTCCCTTCCAGCCCACCAAAGACAACCACTG ATAAGGCAACCACAATGTTGTCTGAAGACACTGaatcagagacagagatgggTTCTGCTGTGATCTCTGCTTTTCAGACCTTTAAAAATCAACTGAGAGAGCACTTCTCG TCCAGATATAAGAAAATAGAATCTCGATCTCTGAAGTCCCTGACCGACTGTCAGAATCATGTGACTTCATTACTGGGCACcgtgcacagacacag GTTGCTGCACCTGGAGAGGTTCCAGGCCACAGTGGTGAATGAGCTGAGCAACCTGGAGCATGACTGCCTCTCCCTGAAGGATATTGAGAAGGAAACTGTG aACTTTTGGAGGACGGAATCTCAGTCTGTGGCATTGTTCTGTGACAAGCAGCAAAGAAG
- the sycp2l gene encoding synaptonemal complex protein 2-like isoform X3, protein MVLRALESLCESDEQTVHSFVQQGLVVKMLAWFERAFGFIKIEEMKLAKGLPNLIEEFYDASMSICRISLEGKGQIQDLFVLRFGMLVIDSSISFNLRLEAIRTINSILDRATKEERKKFSLSEDHCLLLQEFAQVVLNVGDYEMQVAVSEALCRMTVKKCREELVYKWFSNPAFGDSFKAINDREFETDCRKFLNEVNNSFGDERRVFTFSCVKAFLDLTELFMPDDKNLDKFWIDFNLGTSCISFFVNDPEATLWESINLPKAGVSGYNVLDCDDQKILTVQMAIPISHCKTKGKTIQIIFDAQYDIVRAVKRVYGEQKQWQRMQSEEQPALSVSEAPPEEFQNVQEALPCPSTSVTTVQADIAPGGQKDKPEATSLLDTADTFQMEDHSDTEVARAKARLFSQSVSANGSTKSTSATGEKQKESQKAERGALRRESDKFDYTRKKPKTKSRLKILPLSSASSADEPDVVKHSTPIPKSLEREEQGESIKKKPSSASKDQSLDISTIPTFPGLDSGFPEETELDNSGISTVGKDKTSAKDPNSANVTASPLARKRKTEFTVPVVGQVPKKQQALLQEGQPDLGLKPRRLFPSSPPKTTTDKATTMLSEDTESETEMGSAVISAFQTFKNQLREHFSSRYKKIESRSLKSLTDCQNHVTSLLGTVHRHRLLHLERFQATVVNELSNLEHDCLSLKDIEKETVNFWRTESQSVALFCDKQQRRLQSLELLRKDSESSTAREDVASSSRTSLQEMTTGGNSDNMASAKPPTKT, encoded by the exons ATGGTTTTGAGAGCCCTGGAAAGTTTGTGCGAAAGTGATGAGCAGACCGTCCACTCATTTGTTCAGCAAGGTCTTGTTGTGAAGAT GTTGGCCTGGTTTGAAAGAGCCTTTGGGTTTATTAAGATAGAGGAAATGAAGTTGGCTAAAGGCCTGCCAAATCTAATCGAAGAGTTTTATGATGCTTCCATG AGCATCTGTCGGATCAGCTTGGAAg GGAAAGGGCAGATCCAGGACTTGTTTGTGCTGCGGTTTGGAATGCTAGTGATTGACAGCAGCATTTCATTTAACCTGCGATTGGAG GCTATCAGAACAATTAACTCAATCCTTGACAGGGCCAccaaagaggagagaaagaagttCAGTCTGTCTGAAGATCACTGCTTACTTCT CCAGGAGTTTGCTCAAGTGGTTCTGAATGTGGGTG ACTATGAAATGCAGGTGGCTGTCTCAGAAGCCCTGTGCCGCATGACCGTAAAGAAATGCAGAGAAGAGCTGGTGTACAAGTGGTTTTCCAACCCCGCATTTGGTGACTCCTTTAAGGCAATAAATGACAGAGAATTTGAGACG GATTGTCGAAAGTTCTTGAATGAAGTGAATAACTCTTTTGGAGATGAAAGAAG AGTGTTCACATTTTCCTGTGTGAAAGCTTTTCTGGACTTGACAGAG TTATTCATGCCAGACGACAAGAATCTTGACAAGTTCTGGATCGATTTCAACCTTGGCACTTCCTGCATCAGTTTCTTTGTGAATGACCCTGAG GCTACATTGTGGGAATCTATTAATCTACCAAAAGCCGGTGTCAGTGGATATAATGTGCTAG ATTGTGATGACCAGAAAATATTGACTGTCCAAATGGCCATTCCTATCTCTCACTGCAAGACAAAAGGGAAAACAATTCAGATCATTTTTGATGCTCAGTATGACATTGTACGTGCTGTCAAGAGGGTGTATggagaacaaaaacaatgg CAAAGGATGCAGTCTGAAGAACAGCCTGCATTGAGCGTCAGCGAAGCACCACCAGAAGA ATTCCAGAATGTCCAGGAAGCATTACCATG TCCTTCGACATCAGTAACCACAGTACAAGCTGAT ATAGCGCCTGgtggacagaaggataaacctgaGGCTACATCATTGCT CGATACAGCAGACACCTTTCAGATGGAAGATCACTCTGACACAGAG GTGGCGAGGGCCAAAGCGAGGCTGTTCAGCCAGTCTGTGTCCGCAAACGG GTCTACAAAATCTACCTCAGCCactggagagaaacagaaggaatCCCAGAAG GCTGAACGCGGTGCTCTGCGGAGGGAATCGGACAAGTTCGATTACACCAGAAAGAAGCCTAAAACCAAATCCAGGCTCAAGA tcctccctctgtcctctgccAGTAGTGCTGATGAGCCAGACGTTGTCAAG CACTCAACACCAATTCCAAAGTCACTGGAAAGGGAAGAGCAAGGTGAAAGCATTAAGAAAAAGCCTTCCTCAGCATCCAAAGACCAAAGTTTGGACATTTCAACTATACCAACCTTTCCAGGCCTGGACTCAG GCTTTCCAGAAGAGACTGAGCTGGACAATTCTGGCATTTCGACAGTTGGCAAAGATAAAACTAGTGCAAAG GATCCAAACTCTGCCAATGTGACAGCATCTCCCCTTgcaagaaaaaggaaaactgaatTCACAG tACCAGTCGTTGGCCAGGTaccaaaaaaacagcaggcGCTGCTGCAGGAGGGCCAGCCCGACCTTGGACTTAAACCCAGAAGACTCTTCCCTTCCAGCCCACCAAAGACAACCACTG ATAAGGCAACCACAATGTTGTCTGAAGACACTGaatcagagacagagatgggTTCTGCTGTGATCTCTGCTTTTCAGACCTTTAAAAATCAACTGAGAGAGCACTTCTCG TCCAGATATAAGAAAATAGAATCTCGATCTCTGAAGTCCCTGACCGACTGTCAGAATCATGTGACTTCATTACTGGGCACcgtgcacagacacag GTTGCTGCACCTGGAGAGGTTCCAGGCCACAGTGGTGAATGAGCTGAGCAACCTGGAGCATGACTGCCTCTCCCTGAAGGATATTGAGAAGGAAACTGTG aACTTTTGGAGGACGGAATCTCAGTCTGTGGCATTGTTCTGTGACAAGCAGCAAAGAAG